The nucleotide window CTTATGAACAAACTCATTCACGTATGTATAGTTTGATGTAAGCCAAATTTACCTTTTAATAACACGATGATTATAAAGTAACTCGGAATTAtgcttttaatacattttggttTCGCCAGTTAAAACGTGCCCGACAATTGGACCAATCTTCACTACAGTTCGGCAAACATCAAAcctaataatataaataattagttAAAATAATCGGTTTTCTTTGAAGCGTCACTTCCGCTGTCTTCATTCAGCATCCACCGTTAAATGGCTCCATttctgaatggagtctggtgtgagAGAAGCTGTAGCTCATTATAGtagatatgatatgatatgatatataattaatgttattgtgtgtttattctGTCCAGAGCTGCATTATCAAGCGCTACTGTGAGAAGAGGTTCGTTCCCAAGTACTTAGCCACGATAGGCATCGACTACGGCGTCACCAAGTACGTGTACTTCATGAGTAATCTATTACTGTGTAACGTGTACTCAGAGATGCCACCACAGTAGTGTaacgtgtgttgtgtgtgttgtgttgtgtgtctgtcagagTGCAGGTACGCGACAGAGAAATCAAAGTCAACATCTTCGACATGGCCGGTCATCCCTTCTTCTAcgaagtaagtgtgtgtgtgtgtgtgtgtgtgtgtgtgtgtgtgtgtgtgtgtgtgtgtgtgtgtgtgtgtttgtgagagacaTGGCTGATCATCCCTTCTTCCACAACGTGTGTGACACAGGctcacgcacatgcacacacacacactcacatgtgcacacacacacactc belongs to Etheostoma cragini isolate CJK2018 unplaced genomic scaffold, CSU_Ecrag_1.0 ScbMSFa_1406, whole genome shotgun sequence and includes:
- the dnajc27 gene encoding dnaJ homolog subfamily C member 27, yielding METNAPKRRDNKKSLRVKVISLGNAEVGKSCIIKRYCEKRFVPKYLATIGIDYGVTKVQVRDREIKVNIFDMAGHPFFYEV